TAAAGAACAGCTGGCAAATATGCCTGCCTATGAACGGTCCGATGCGCTTAAAACGGTGGCTCAATATCTGCAACAGAGGAGACAGTTAATTGGAGAAACGCTATCGTTGGAGGCAGCAAAGCCTATTAAGTTGGCGCTTGGTGAAGTAGATAGGGCAATTCAAACTTTTTTAGTTGGAGCCGAGGAAGCCAAGCGATTGCCTTCTGAGTATATTTCGCTTGATTGGACTCCGTCCGGTAAGGGGAAGGAGGGGATAGTTAAATATTTCCCGGTGGGACTTGTCGCGGCCATTTCACCCTTCAACTTTCCGTTAAACCTCACTGCCCACAAGTTAGCCCCTGCCATTGCTGCTGGTTGTCCTATTATTTTGAAGCCAGCACGGTCCACTCCGCTATCAGCACTTACGCTTGCGGAGGCGTTTGATGCAACCTCACTTCCAAAAGGCTCTGTTTCGATATTGCCAATGGATAGAAATTCCGGGAATCAGCTGGTTACTGACGATCGCTTTGCGCTTCTAACCTTTACTGGTTCTCCTCAGGTTGGCTGGAAAATGAAAAACGAAGCAGGTCGAAAGCGTGTAGTTCTTGAGTT
The sequence above is drawn from the Williamwhitmania sp. genome and encodes:
- a CDS encoding aldehyde dehydrogenase family protein, which encodes METKKVYSGGQFCATEQQYAVKNPYNGEVIATVYLAGKTELENAIDKVQAVKEQLANMPAYERSDALKTVAQYLQQRRQLIGETLSLEAAKPIKLALGEVDRAIQTFLVGAEEAKRLPSEYISLDWTPSGKGKEGIVKYFPVGLVAAISPFNFPLNLTAHKLAPAIAAGCPIILKPARSTPLSALTLAEAFDATSLPKGSVSILPMDRNSGNQLVTDDRFALLTFTGSPQVGWKMKNEAGRKRVVLELGGNAGVIVTESCALDDAVKLCVAGAFSYSGQVCIHTQRIYVQNNVFDRFLDRFLALTSRLLVGAPNHPDTD